The following proteins are encoded in a genomic region of Cellulomonas sp. ES6:
- a CDS encoding amidohydrolase family protein, translating into MGVVTTAETAPADVVLRGEVVTPAEVLPDGVVVLSGGSIAWVGPAAQLPGTWADELPPVPAPGTTLLPGLVDVHDHGGGGSSFPDATTREEALVAAREHLRHGTTSLVASLVTAPRDVLLARAALLADLVESGDLVGIHAEGPFLSAARCGAQNPQDMLAGDPALVTDLAAAARGHLVTMTVAPEVPGVADGHGRGGDGEPADDVLAALVRAGAVPSVGHTDASAEQVDAAVARARALLGGGRRSAAAGGGAGAGRSARPTATHLFNGMRPLHHRDPGPVAACLAAAARGELVVELVADGTHLADGTVRAVFDLVGPGSIALVTDAMAAAGMADGDYQLGPMAVRVGEGVARLRDEDGTAGAIAGGTAHLLDVVRSVVSAGVGLVAAVRSASATPAEVLGRPDLGALAVGRRGDVVVTDGDLACVAVYRGGALVEV; encoded by the coding sequence ATGGGGGTCGTGACCACCGCCGAGACCGCCCCCGCCGACGTCGTCCTGCGGGGGGAGGTCGTGACCCCCGCGGAGGTCCTCCCGGACGGCGTGGTCGTCCTGTCGGGCGGCTCGATCGCCTGGGTGGGGCCGGCCGCGCAGCTCCCGGGCACGTGGGCGGACGAGCTGCCGCCGGTGCCGGCTCCGGGGACGACCCTGCTGCCCGGGCTGGTCGACGTGCACGACCACGGCGGCGGCGGGTCCAGCTTCCCGGACGCGACGACGCGCGAGGAGGCCCTGGTCGCGGCGCGCGAGCACCTGCGCCACGGCACGACGAGCCTGGTCGCGTCGCTCGTGACCGCGCCCCGTGACGTGCTGCTGGCGCGCGCGGCGCTGCTGGCCGACCTGGTGGAGTCCGGGGACCTGGTGGGCATCCACGCCGAGGGGCCGTTCCTGTCGGCCGCGCGCTGCGGCGCCCAGAACCCGCAGGACATGCTCGCGGGTGACCCCGCCCTGGTGACGGACCTCGCGGCGGCGGCCCGGGGCCACCTCGTGACGATGACCGTCGCGCCCGAGGTGCCGGGTGTCGCGGACGGCCACGGGCGCGGCGGCGACGGGGAGCCGGCCGACGACGTGCTCGCGGCGCTGGTGCGTGCGGGTGCGGTGCCGTCGGTCGGGCACACGGACGCGTCCGCCGAGCAGGTGGACGCCGCCGTCGCCCGCGCGCGGGCTCTGCTCGGGGGCGGCCGCCGGTCCGCGGCCGCCGGCGGGGGAGCGGGCGCGGGACGGTCGGCCCGTCCGACGGCGACGCACCTGTTCAACGGCATGCGCCCCCTGCACCACCGCGACCCCGGCCCGGTCGCGGCGTGCCTGGCGGCGGCGGCACGGGGCGAGCTCGTCGTCGAGCTCGTCGCCGACGGCACCCACCTCGCCGACGGCACGGTGCGGGCGGTGTTCGACCTCGTCGGGCCCGGCTCGATCGCGCTGGTGACCGACGCGATGGCGGCGGCCGGCATGGCGGACGGCGACTACCAGCTCGGGCCGATGGCGGTGCGCGTGGGCGAGGGCGTGGCGCGGCTGCGCGACGAGGACGGCACGGCCGGCGCCATCGCCGGCGGCACCGCGCACCTGCTGGACGTCGTGCGCAGCGTCGTGTCCGCGGGCGTCGGCCTCGTCGCCGCCGTGCGGTCGGCGTCCGCGACGCCCGCCGAGGTGCTGGGGCGGCCGGACCTCGGCGCGCTGGCCGTCGGCCGGCGCGGCGACGTCGTCGTGACGGACGGCGACCTCGCGTGCGTGGCGGTCTACCGCGGCGGGGCGCTCGTCGAGGTGTGA
- a CDS encoding extracellular solute-binding protein, translating into MAVQRKTVVAGALALALPLALAACGGDSSGGGGGSDADTLTIWHYENDDSAMGQAWNKAIEIFEDEHPDVTVNVENQTFEQIQKNAKIFLTGDDVPDVMEYNKGNATAGQLASQGLITPLTEEAESRGWDSTLPASIQTTARYDEQGLMGSGDWYGVPNYGEFVGVYFNQDMLDEYGIAVPTTFDEFEAALATFQENGVTPLAEAGAEYPMGQLWYELVLHYADRELVDDYQLFSADVDFHGDAFTQATEKLDEWIKAGYVAADSAALTAEDMGVSFINGTYPFMVSGSWWFGRLTEEIPFTWGQTLFPENTMHPGSSGNLWVVPENAVAKDLAYDFIDITLRPEVQEVLGQAGGLPVAGDSSAITDPKTKELTENFEAILDDDGLAYYPDWPVPGFYDVLVSEFQSLINQSKTPSEVLDGLSSAYESGKTDLLEG; encoded by the coding sequence ATGGCAGTGCAGCGGAAGACGGTCGTGGCGGGTGCCCTGGCGCTCGCCCTGCCGCTCGCCCTGGCGGCGTGCGGCGGTGACAGCAGCGGCGGGGGCGGCGGTTCCGACGCCGACACCCTCACCATCTGGCACTACGAGAACGACGACTCGGCCATGGGCCAGGCGTGGAACAAGGCCATCGAGATCTTCGAGGACGAGCACCCCGACGTCACGGTGAACGTCGAGAACCAGACGTTCGAGCAGATCCAGAAGAACGCCAAGATCTTCCTGACCGGCGACGACGTGCCGGACGTCATGGAGTACAACAAGGGCAACGCCACGGCCGGGCAGCTCGCGTCGCAGGGCCTCATCACGCCGCTGACGGAGGAGGCCGAGTCGCGCGGCTGGGACTCGACGCTCCCGGCGTCCATCCAGACCACGGCGCGCTACGACGAGCAGGGCCTCATGGGCTCCGGCGACTGGTACGGGGTGCCGAACTACGGCGAGTTCGTCGGCGTGTACTTCAACCAGGACATGCTCGACGAGTACGGCATCGCCGTGCCGACCACGTTCGACGAGTTCGAGGCCGCGCTCGCGACGTTCCAGGAGAACGGCGTCACCCCGCTCGCCGAGGCCGGCGCGGAGTACCCGATGGGCCAGCTCTGGTACGAGCTCGTGCTGCACTACGCGGACCGCGAGCTGGTCGACGACTACCAGCTGTTCTCGGCCGACGTGGACTTCCACGGCGACGCCTTCACGCAGGCGACCGAGAAGCTCGACGAGTGGATCAAGGCCGGCTACGTCGCCGCGGACTCCGCCGCGCTGACCGCGGAGGACATGGGCGTGTCGTTCATCAACGGCACGTACCCGTTCATGGTCTCGGGCTCCTGGTGGTTCGGGCGCCTGACCGAGGAGATCCCGTTCACCTGGGGCCAGACGCTGTTCCCGGAGAACACGATGCACCCGGGCTCCTCGGGCAACCTCTGGGTCGTCCCGGAGAACGCGGTCGCGAAGGACCTGGCGTACGACTTCATCGACATCACCCTGCGCCCCGAGGTGCAGGAGGTGCTCGGCCAGGCCGGCGGCCTGCCGGTCGCCGGTGACTCGTCCGCGATCACCGACCCGAAGACGAAGGAGCTCACGGAGAACTTCGAGGCGATCCTCGACGACGACGGCCTGGCCTACTACCCCGACTGGCCGGTGCCGGGCTTCTACGACGTGCTGGTCTCGGAGTTCCAGTCGCTGATCAACCAGTCGAAGACCCCGTCCGAGGTGCTCGACGGCCTGTCCTCGGCGTACGAGTCGGGCAAGACGGACCTCCTCGAGGGCTGA
- the atpD gene encoding F0F1 ATP synthase subunit beta codes for MTATTVDAKDTTATPGVGRVARVIGPVVDIEFPADQIPDIYNALTVEIDLSGQGEGEASGGFTMTLEVAQHLGDSLVRAIALKPTDGLVRGALVTDTGSPISVPVGDITKGHVFNVTGEVLNLTEGETFEVTERWPIHRKPPAFDQLESKTQMFETGIKVIDLLTPYVLGGKIGLFGGAGVGKTVLIQEMIQRVAQDHGGVSVFAGVGERTREGNDLIVEMEEAGVFDKTALVFGQMDEPPGTRLRVALSALTMAEYFRDVQKQDVLLFIDNIFRFTQAGSEVSTLLGRMPSAVGYQPNLADEMGLLQERITSTRGHSITSLQAIYVPADDYTDPAPATTFAHLDATTELSREIASRGLYPAVDPLASTSRILDPRYVGQEHYDVATRVKSILQRNKELQDIIAILGVDELSEEDKTVVARARRIQQFLSQNTYMAEKFTGVVGSTVPVSETVEAFKKIADGEFDHIAEQAFFNIGGLEDLERNWARIQKEYGV; via the coding sequence ATGACCGCGACCACCGTCGACGCGAAGGACACCACGGCCACGCCGGGCGTGGGCCGCGTCGCCCGTGTGATCGGGCCCGTCGTGGACATCGAGTTCCCCGCGGACCAGATCCCGGACATCTACAACGCGCTGACCGTCGAGATCGACCTGTCCGGTCAGGGCGAGGGCGAGGCCAGCGGCGGCTTCACGATGACGCTCGAGGTCGCGCAGCACCTCGGCGACTCGCTCGTGCGCGCCATCGCCCTGAAGCCGACCGACGGCCTCGTCCGCGGCGCGCTGGTGACGGACACCGGCTCCCCGATCAGCGTGCCGGTCGGCGACATCACCAAGGGCCACGTGTTCAACGTGACCGGTGAGGTGCTCAACCTGACCGAGGGCGAGACGTTCGAGGTCACGGAGCGCTGGCCGATCCACCGCAAGCCCCCGGCCTTCGACCAGCTCGAGTCGAAGACGCAGATGTTCGAGACCGGCATCAAGGTCATCGACCTGCTCACCCCGTACGTGCTCGGCGGGAAGATCGGCCTGTTCGGGGGCGCCGGCGTCGGCAAGACCGTCCTCATCCAGGAGATGATCCAGCGCGTCGCGCAGGACCACGGCGGTGTGTCGGTGTTCGCCGGCGTCGGTGAGCGCACCCGCGAGGGCAACGACCTCATCGTCGAGATGGAGGAGGCGGGCGTCTTCGACAAGACCGCCCTCGTCTTCGGCCAGATGGACGAGCCGCCGGGCACGCGTCTGCGCGTCGCCCTGTCCGCCCTGACGATGGCGGAGTACTTCCGCGACGTGCAGAAGCAGGACGTGCTGCTGTTCATCGACAACATCTTCCGGTTCACGCAGGCCGGCTCCGAGGTGTCGACGCTGCTCGGCCGCATGCCGTCCGCGGTGGGCTACCAGCCGAACCTCGCCGACGAGATGGGCCTCCTGCAGGAGCGCATCACCTCGACGCGCGGCCACTCGATCACCTCGCTGCAGGCGATCTACGTGCCGGCCGACGACTACACCGACCCGGCCCCGGCCACGACGTTCGCGCACCTCGACGCGACGACGGAGCTCTCCCGCGAGATCGCGTCCCGCGGTCTGTACCCCGCGGTGGACCCGCTGGCGTCGACGTCCCGCATCCTCGACCCGCGCTACGTGGGCCAGGAGCACTACGACGTCGCGACCCGCGTGAAGTCGATCCTGCAGCGCAACAAGGAGCTCCAGGACATCATCGCGATCCTCGGTGTCGACGAGCTGTCGGAGGAGGACAAGACGGTCGTGGCGCGGGCGCGCCGCATCCAGCAGTTCCTCTCCCAGAACACCTACATGGCCGAGAAGTTCACCGGCGTCGTCGGCTCGACGGTCCCGGTGTCCGAGACGGTCGAGGCGTTCAAGAAGATCGCGGACGGCGAGTTCGACCACATCGCCGAGCAGGCCTTCTTCAACATCGGCGGCCTCGAGGATCTCGAGCGCAACTGGGCCCGCATCCAGAAGGAGTACGGCGTCTGA
- a CDS encoding sugar ABC transporter permease: MTTVDRPRVRNRRSRDWLGYLPYLVPGLVAFTVVILIPFGMNIYYSLHKWKGGNAPLRWYGLGNYTDLLADEQFWTSFRNSVAMIVAMVLVPTVIGLLLATTLFDVLGKRFGPRVASVLRASYYLPQILPVAVAGVLWNWILNSQTGALNVLLREVGVTDPPNWLGSTSTALPTVMLVLIWIQIGYPVVIFMSALQRVDPELYEAAELDGAGWWHRFRAITIPQIKPETFVITLTCTVAALKVFGPIYVLTRGGPESSTLVPSYYSYLNFFDKSKVGYGAAIANVLTVLIIVVAVVIMVLQSRSARREEEGR; this comes from the coding sequence GTGACCACCGTCGACCGACCGCGGGTTCGCAACCGCCGCTCGCGCGACTGGCTCGGGTACCTCCCGTACCTCGTGCCCGGCCTCGTCGCGTTCACCGTCGTCATCCTCATCCCGTTCGGGATGAACATCTACTACAGCCTGCACAAGTGGAAGGGCGGCAACGCCCCGCTGCGCTGGTACGGGCTCGGCAACTACACCGACCTGCTGGCCGACGAGCAGTTCTGGACGTCGTTCCGCAACTCCGTCGCGATGATCGTCGCGATGGTGCTGGTGCCGACCGTGATCGGCCTGCTGCTCGCCACCACGCTGTTCGACGTGCTCGGCAAGCGGTTCGGGCCGCGCGTCGCCTCGGTGCTGCGCGCCTCGTACTACCTGCCGCAGATCCTCCCCGTCGCGGTCGCAGGCGTGCTGTGGAACTGGATCCTCAACTCCCAGACGGGCGCCCTCAACGTGCTGCTGCGGGAGGTCGGCGTGACGGACCCGCCGAACTGGCTGGGCTCGACGTCGACCGCGCTGCCGACCGTGATGCTCGTGCTGATCTGGATCCAGATCGGGTACCCGGTGGTCATCTTCATGTCCGCGCTGCAGCGGGTCGACCCGGAGCTGTACGAGGCCGCCGAGCTGGACGGCGCGGGCTGGTGGCACCGGTTCCGCGCCATCACGATCCCGCAGATCAAGCCCGAGACGTTCGTCATCACGCTGACCTGCACGGTGGCCGCGCTCAAGGTCTTCGGGCCCATCTACGTGCTCACCCGCGGCGGCCCCGAGTCGTCGACGCTCGTGCCGAGCTACTACTCGTACCTGAACTTCTTCGACAAGTCGAAGGTCGGCTACGGCGCCGCGATCGCCAACGTCCTGACGGTCCTCATCATCGTGGTGGCCGTCGTGATCATGGTGCTGCAGTCCCGCAGCGCCCGCCGTGAGGAGGAGGGTCGCTGA
- a CDS encoding HNH endonuclease signature motif containing protein, with amino-acid sequence MPPVPPARRFRPAGPAARARYAKRRQRRLSRVENDLTAAQWAALLAAWDGCAYCRAPGPGLQRDCVMPVARGGRYTVENVVPACASCNASKHDDEVTGWLRRKKLDEQAFLLRHALVLRSLRAATADAAAADEPGAAGEDGSVAGGSAVAG; translated from the coding sequence GTGCCGCCCGTGCCCCCTGCCCGCCGGTTCCGCCCCGCCGGCCCCGCGGCCCGCGCCCGCTACGCGAAGCGCCGGCAGCGCCGGCTCTCCCGCGTGGAGAACGACCTCACGGCCGCGCAGTGGGCGGCCCTGCTCGCGGCGTGGGACGGGTGCGCGTACTGCCGCGCGCCGGGTCCGGGGCTCCAGCGGGACTGCGTGATGCCGGTCGCGCGCGGCGGCCGGTACACGGTCGAGAACGTGGTCCCGGCCTGCGCCTCCTGCAACGCGAGCAAGCACGACGACGAGGTCACCGGGTGGCTGCGGCGCAAGAAGCTGGACGAGCAGGCGTTCCTGCTCCGGCACGCGCTGGTGCTGCGGTCGCTGCGCGCGGCGACGGCCGATGCGGCGGCTGCGGACGAGCCGGGAGCAGCGGGGGAAGACGGGTCCGTGGCCGGCGGGAGCGCCGTCGCCGGCTAG
- the nucS gene encoding endonuclease NucS encodes MRLLVARCSARYSGRLNAHLPLATRLVVVKADGSVLLHSDGGSYKPLNWMSPPCTLRTEDAAGEAAERGVRQVWTVQHTKSDDRLVIEVHDVLHDSEHDLGVDPGLVKDGVEAHLQELMAAQIEVLGAGHTLVRREFPTAIGPVDILARDASGSTVAVEIKRRGDIDGVEQLTRYLELLNRDPLLAPVRGVFAAQEIKPQARVLATDRGIACLVLDYDAMRGVDDVDSRLF; translated from the coding sequence ATGCGCCTGCTCGTCGCGCGCTGCTCGGCCCGGTACAGCGGGCGGCTGAACGCCCACCTGCCGCTGGCGACCCGGCTGGTGGTGGTCAAGGCCGACGGGTCGGTGCTGCTGCACTCCGACGGCGGCTCGTACAAGCCGCTGAACTGGATGAGCCCGCCGTGCACGCTGCGCACCGAGGACGCCGCCGGCGAGGCCGCCGAGCGCGGGGTGCGGCAGGTGTGGACCGTGCAGCACACCAAGAGCGACGACCGCCTGGTGATCGAGGTGCACGACGTGCTGCACGACTCGGAGCACGACCTGGGCGTCGACCCCGGCCTCGTGAAGGACGGCGTCGAGGCGCACCTGCAGGAGCTCATGGCCGCGCAGATCGAGGTGCTCGGCGCCGGGCACACGCTGGTGCGCCGGGAGTTCCCGACGGCGATCGGCCCGGTCGACATCCTCGCGCGGGACGCCTCGGGGTCGACGGTGGCCGTGGAGATCAAGCGCCGCGGCGACATCGACGGGGTCGAGCAGCTCACCCGCTACCTGGAGCTGCTGAACCGGGACCCGCTGCTCGCCCCGGTGCGCGGGGTGTTCGCGGCGCAGGAGATCAAGCCGCAGGCGCGCGTGCTCGCGACCGACCGCGGCATCGCCTGCCTCGTGCTCGACTACGACGCGATGCGCGGCGTCGACGACGTGGACTCCCGCCTGTTCTGA
- a CDS encoding carbohydrate ABC transporter permease, whose translation MAAPIETLPTPVAAGRPPRPPRARATDTDRRHRRGTARWFVLAAAVLVAVLMLVPFVIMVLNAFKAPADYSQNGPLSWPAEFYTEGLRSFWTRVNFPEKLVNSVWISGTVAVFGVTLSLLSAYALGVGRVKGRMWVVTLFLLANMLPQEVLVYPLFQMAQEVGLSNNQWSVIIIFTVIQAAFGTYLLSSVLGTFPRALLEAASLDGAGRWRTLWGVVFPVVRPTLSVLLIFFFIWTWNEFFIPLVMLTTNATQTIPVALASLQGDRMMDAPTTNAGALVSMVPAIIFFLIFQRTLTRGITAGAVK comes from the coding sequence ATGGCCGCCCCGATCGAGACGCTGCCGACGCCCGTCGCCGCCGGCCGGCCGCCGCGCCCGCCGCGCGCCCGGGCCACGGACACCGACCGCCGGCACCGCCGCGGCACCGCCCGCTGGTTCGTGCTCGCCGCCGCGGTCCTGGTGGCGGTGCTCATGCTCGTGCCGTTCGTCATCATGGTGCTCAACGCGTTCAAGGCGCCGGCGGACTACTCGCAGAACGGCCCGCTGTCGTGGCCGGCGGAGTTCTACACCGAGGGTCTGCGGAGCTTCTGGACCCGCGTGAACTTCCCGGAGAAGCTGGTCAACTCGGTGTGGATCTCCGGCACCGTGGCCGTGTTCGGCGTGACGCTGTCGCTGCTGTCGGCGTACGCCCTCGGCGTCGGGCGGGTCAAGGGCCGGATGTGGGTCGTCACGCTGTTCCTGCTGGCGAACATGCTCCCGCAGGAGGTGCTCGTCTACCCGCTGTTCCAGATGGCGCAGGAGGTGGGCCTGTCCAACAACCAGTGGTCGGTCATCATCATCTTCACCGTCATCCAGGCGGCCTTCGGCACGTACCTGCTGTCGTCGGTGCTCGGCACGTTCCCGCGGGCCCTGCTCGAGGCGGCTTCGCTGGACGGTGCGGGCCGGTGGCGCACGCTGTGGGGCGTGGTGTTCCCGGTGGTGCGGCCCACGCTGAGCGTCCTGCTCATCTTCTTCTTCATCTGGACGTGGAACGAGTTCTTCATCCCGCTGGTCATGCTCACGACCAACGCCACCCAGACGATCCCCGTCGCGCTCGCCTCCCTGCAGGGCGACCGCATGATGGACGCGCCCACCACGAACGCGGGCGCGCTCGTCTCGATGGTCCCCGCGATCATCTTCTTCCTGATCTTCCAGCGGACCCTCACCCGCGGCATCACCGCGGGCGCGGTCAAGTAA
- a CDS encoding LacI family DNA-binding transcriptional regulator, whose protein sequence is MATIGDVARAAGVSVSTVSYVLSGKRTISAPTRERVQQAISDLGYRPHAGARALASSRSNVLALMVPFRPGINVQIIMQFVGGVVTTAREHDHDVLVLTQDDPQGMTRIAASSTADALIVMDIEADDARLPALRSLTLPSILIGVPDDTTGLSCVDLDFAGAGRLAVRELARHGHRRLALVAASQDRLDHRANYAVRMRHGVLEQAATSGADVAVVPAEPTFTGGAQALDRVLDEHPGTTGLVVHNEAALGGVLARAADRGLRIPEDLSVVAVSPADVAAALPVPVSIIEVPGNRIGRLAVEMAMARLAGEDLAETRLVAPAYTDHGSVAAV, encoded by the coding sequence ATGGCGACCATCGGGGACGTGGCCCGGGCGGCGGGGGTCTCGGTCTCGACCGTCAGCTACGTGCTGAGCGGCAAGCGCACCATCTCCGCCCCCACGCGCGAGCGGGTGCAGCAGGCGATCTCCGACCTCGGCTACCGCCCCCACGCCGGCGCGCGCGCCCTGGCCTCCAGCCGCAGCAACGTCCTCGCGCTGATGGTCCCGTTCCGGCCCGGCATCAACGTGCAGATCATCATGCAGTTCGTCGGCGGCGTCGTCACGACCGCCCGTGAGCACGACCACGACGTGCTGGTGCTCACGCAGGACGACCCGCAGGGCATGACCCGCATCGCCGCGAGCTCGACCGCCGACGCGCTCATCGTCATGGACATCGAGGCGGACGACGCCCGCCTGCCGGCGCTGCGGTCGCTCACGCTGCCGAGCATCCTCATCGGTGTGCCCGACGACACCACGGGCCTGAGCTGCGTGGACCTCGACTTCGCCGGGGCCGGCCGGCTCGCGGTGCGGGAGCTCGCCCGGCACGGGCACCGTCGGCTGGCTCTCGTCGCCGCGTCGCAGGACCGCCTCGACCACCGTGCGAACTACGCGGTCCGCATGCGCCACGGCGTGCTCGAGCAGGCCGCCACCAGCGGCGCCGACGTCGCGGTCGTGCCCGCCGAGCCGACCTTCACCGGCGGCGCGCAGGCCCTCGACCGCGTGCTCGACGAGCACCCCGGCACGACCGGGCTGGTCGTCCACAACGAGGCGGCGCTCGGGGGCGTGCTGGCGCGCGCCGCCGACCGGGGGCTGCGGATCCCGGAGGACCTGTCCGTCGTCGCCGTCAGCCCCGCCGACGTCGCCGCCGCCCTGCCCGTCCCCGTCTCGATCATCGAGGTGCCCGGGAACCGCATCGGCCGGCTCGCGGTCGAGATGGCGATGGCCCGCCTCGCCGGCGAGGACCTGGCCGAGACCCGGCTCGTCGCCCCCGCGTACACGGACCACGGCAGCGTCGCGGCCGTCTGA
- a CDS encoding F0F1 ATP synthase subunit epsilon: MAHLEVDLVDTDGTIWSGEARIVSAPASDGEIGILAGHTPVLSVLRHGEVRVTETGGTVHRWTVEGGFLSVDADQVTVVVDAAEAVASGASAR, encoded by the coding sequence ATGGCCCACCTCGAGGTCGACCTCGTCGACACCGACGGCACCATCTGGTCCGGTGAGGCGCGCATCGTCAGCGCGCCCGCCTCGGACGGCGAGATCGGCATCCTGGCCGGGCACACCCCGGTCCTCTCCGTGCTCCGGCACGGGGAGGTCCGGGTGACCGAGACCGGGGGCACCGTCCACCGGTGGACGGTCGAGGGCGGCTTCCTGTCCGTGGACGCCGACCAGGTGACGGTCGTGGTCGACGCTGCCGAGGCGGTGGCCTCCGGCGCCTCCGCGCGCTGA
- a CDS encoding substrate-binding domain-containing protein gives MQDVARRAGVALSTVSATLTSARPVSAATRARVQAAMDELGYRPNALARGLASRHSRVLALTYPVGASGLSRTSAEFVLGAAAGAQERGYQLVLWPFAVDDGAGVLEVARQGLAEGVLVMEVHLEDARVRGLRAAGVPTALIGRTAGDTDLPSVDVDFEATLHDAVEHLAALGHRRIAFVNHAAHRVAEGHGPTVRAAAAYERAMRLRGLTSRQVHADESVTGGRVAVRLLLADAEAPTAVVTMNEDATFGVVAELGARGAAVPDDVSVLAVVSSPAVTGQSVPPLTTLHAPGAELGRAGVDVLLALLGVGTPPPPAVLACRLVDCGSTGPAPTGTPAGPAGVVAPAVAAAAP, from the coding sequence ATGCAGGACGTCGCACGCCGGGCCGGCGTCGCCCTGTCGACCGTCTCCGCGACGCTCACCTCCGCACGGCCGGTCTCCGCGGCCACCCGGGCGCGGGTGCAGGCGGCGATGGACGAGCTCGGCTACCGCCCGAACGCCCTCGCCCGCGGCCTCGCGTCGCGCCACAGCCGCGTGCTCGCCCTCACGTACCCCGTCGGGGCCTCCGGCCTGAGCAGGACGTCCGCCGAGTTCGTGCTCGGCGCCGCGGCCGGCGCCCAGGAGCGCGGGTACCAGCTCGTGCTCTGGCCGTTCGCGGTGGACGACGGGGCCGGCGTGCTGGAGGTCGCGCGGCAGGGCCTGGCCGAGGGCGTGCTCGTCATGGAGGTGCACCTGGAGGACGCCCGGGTGCGCGGACTGCGCGCCGCCGGCGTGCCGACGGCGCTCATCGGGCGGACGGCCGGCGACACCGACCTGCCGTCCGTCGACGTGGACTTCGAGGCCACCCTGCACGACGCGGTGGAGCACCTCGCCGCGCTCGGCCACCGCCGCATCGCGTTCGTCAACCACGCGGCGCACCGGGTGGCGGAGGGGCACGGGCCGACCGTGCGCGCCGCGGCCGCCTACGAGCGCGCGATGCGGCTGCGCGGGCTGACGTCCCGGCAGGTGCACGCCGACGAGTCCGTGACGGGCGGGCGGGTCGCCGTCCGGCTCCTGCTGGCCGACGCCGAGGCGCCCACCGCCGTCGTCACCATGAACGAGGACGCCACCTTCGGCGTCGTCGCCGAGCTCGGCGCGCGCGGCGCCGCGGTCCCGGACGACGTGTCCGTGCTCGCGGTCGTGTCGTCGCCCGCCGTGACGGGCCAGTCGGTCCCGCCGCTGACGACGCTGCACGCGCCGGGTGCCGAGCTCGGTCGCGCCGGCGTGGACGTGCTGCTCGCGCTGCTCGGCGTCGGCACGCCCCCGCCCCCGGCGGTGCTGGCCTGCCGGCTCGTGGACTGCGGCAGCACCGGCCCCGCGCCCACGGGGACGCCGGCCGGCCCGGCCGGCGTCGTCGCCCCGGCGGTCGCGGCCGCCGCCCCCTAG
- a CDS encoding DUF2550 domain-containing protein: protein MSGTQVALVALLVVLAGFVVLGLGLSRWHSLTRRVGSFRCSLRVRGRWTRGIAHYGARHLYWWRLQSLAPRPEHIWPRGGIEVVERTAADPASPGGAYLVRCRVGSGPGPRPEVELLMTPEAYAGLTSWLEAAPPVPHHVI, encoded by the coding sequence GTGAGCGGGACCCAGGTCGCCCTCGTCGCGCTGCTCGTCGTCCTCGCGGGGTTCGTCGTGCTGGGGCTGGGGCTGTCGCGGTGGCACTCCCTGACCCGGCGGGTCGGCTCGTTCCGCTGCTCGCTGCGGGTGCGGGGCCGCTGGACCCGCGGCATCGCGCACTACGGGGCCCGGCACCTGTACTGGTGGCGGCTGCAGTCGCTCGCGCCGCGCCCGGAGCACATCTGGCCGCGCGGCGGCATCGAGGTCGTCGAGCGCACGGCGGCGGACCCGGCGTCCCCGGGCGGGGCGTACCTCGTGCGCTGCCGCGTCGGGTCCGGACCGGGTCCGCGTCCCGAGGTGGAGCTGCTCATGACCCCCGAGGCCTACGCGGGTCTCACCTCGTGGCTCGAGGCCGCGCCGCCCGTGCCGCACCACGTCATCTGA